One stretch of Thermanaerosceptrum fracticalcis DNA includes these proteins:
- a CDS encoding alpha-glucosidase, with protein sequence MISLKTANSGLCLTFGKLTVLQHGINNPCLSIGRGQGTYSMDRGNFTIEENLSEKIPLTEYEILEQKEERVIIRFSNQKLWAVIVEFIAKGNFLEVMFTDESSTKQNRLWIRMTAAHDEYIYGCGEQFSELNLRGKKVPLWVSEQGTGRNKKTYTTFQADTAGKGGGDWYTTYFPQPTFVSTARYFCHVEDSHYMEFDFRNPSYHELAIWGIPPKLVIGTAPTMLALLEQLTGYLGRQPELPDWAYDGVWLGLQGGTEIVLAKLKKAQEYGLKVTALWCQDWQGKRITSFGKQLMWNWQYDQNMYPDLPETIRRLNEKGVRFLGYINPYLAVEGHLFKEASEKGYLVKNKAGDDYLVVSTTFPFGTVDLTNPEAVEWIKNVIKQNMIGIGLSGWMADFAEYLPTDAVLFAGDAEELHNRWPALWAKANREAVEEAGKLGEVAFFTRSGYSGTSRYSTMMWAGDQMVDWSLDDGLPSVIPAALSLGYSGFGISHSDIGGYTSLFGVKRTKELFMRWAEHAAFTPIMRTHEGNRPDDCWQFDSDEETLLHFARMSKIYTKLKPYLKEAVKENALRGIPVMRHPYLHYEDDKELSTLKYQYLLGRDLLVAPVIEENKESWRVYLPQDTWVHLWTGQEYGKGYWEVPAALGFIPVFYRKSSPYRGLFEEIKEI encoded by the coding sequence ATGATCTCTTTAAAAACAGCCAATAGTGGATTATGTCTTACTTTTGGTAAATTAACGGTATTGCAGCACGGCATTAACAATCCCTGCCTGTCTATCGGGAGAGGCCAGGGTACATACAGCATGGACCGTGGTAATTTCACCATCGAGGAAAACCTGTCGGAAAAGATTCCTCTTACCGAATATGAAATTCTGGAACAAAAAGAGGAACGCGTAATAATCCGTTTTTCTAACCAGAAGCTATGGGCCGTAATTGTAGAATTTATTGCTAAGGGAAACTTCCTGGAAGTAATGTTTACCGATGAAAGCAGTACTAAACAAAACCGCCTCTGGATTCGGATGACTGCTGCTCATGATGAATATATCTATGGCTGCGGCGAGCAGTTTTCTGAATTAAACCTGCGTGGCAAAAAAGTTCCCCTCTGGGTTTCGGAACAAGGTACCGGAAGAAATAAAAAAACCTATACCACCTTCCAGGCAGATACGGCAGGCAAAGGTGGCGGCGACTGGTACACTACTTATTTTCCTCAGCCCACTTTTGTTTCCACCGCCAGGTATTTCTGCCATGTAGAAGACTCCCACTATATGGAATTCGACTTCCGTAACCCTTCCTATCATGAACTGGCTATCTGGGGGATTCCCCCAAAATTAGTGATAGGCACGGCCCCAACGATGCTGGCTCTTTTAGAACAGCTCACGGGATATCTGGGAAGGCAGCCGGAATTGCCTGACTGGGCTTATGACGGGGTATGGCTTGGTTTACAGGGTGGTACGGAGATTGTGCTGGCTAAATTAAAAAAGGCCCAGGAATATGGCCTCAAAGTCACCGCCCTTTGGTGCCAGGATTGGCAAGGAAAACGTATCACCTCTTTCGGTAAACAGCTGATGTGGAACTGGCAGTATGATCAAAACATGTATCCCGACCTGCCGGAAACCATCCGCCGGCTTAACGAAAAAGGGGTCAGATTCTTAGGTTATATCAATCCTTATTTGGCGGTGGAAGGGCATCTCTTTAAGGAAGCCTCGGAAAAAGGATATCTTGTAAAGAATAAAGCAGGGGATGATTACTTAGTGGTATCCACTACCTTCCCCTTTGGCACCGTAGATTTAACCAATCCAGAAGCGGTAGAGTGGATCAAAAATGTGATTAAACAGAATATGATCGGCATTGGTCTATCAGGCTGGATGGCCGATTTTGCCGAATATTTACCTACGGATGCCGTGCTCTTTGCCGGTGATGCTGAAGAACTCCATAACAGATGGCCTGCCCTGTGGGCGAAAGCCAACCGGGAGGCCGTGGAAGAGGCCGGAAAACTGGGAGAAGTAGCCTTCTTCACACGTTCCGGTTATTCCGGCACCAGCCGCTACTCCACCATGATGTGGGCCGGCGACCAAATGGTAGACTGGAGCCTTGATGACGGGCTGCCTTCTGTCATACCTGCCGCCCTCTCCTTAGGCTATTCAGGATTTGGTATCTCTCATTCCGACATTGGAGGATATACCTCTCTCTTTGGTGTGAAACGGACCAAGGAACTCTTTATGCGCTGGGCTGAGCATGCGGCCTTTACCCCTATTATGCGTACCCATGAGGGAAATAGACCCGATGACTGCTGGCAGTTTGACTCTGACGAAGAAACCTTGCTGCATTTTGCCCGCATGAGCAAAATATATACTAAACTAAAGCCCTACCTTAAAGAGGCTGTAAAGGAAAATGCTTTACGTGGTATCCCGGTCATGCGTCATCCCTATCTCCATTATGAGGACGATAAGGAACTCTCTACCCTTAAGTATCAGTATTTATTGGGCCGTGATTTATTGGTAGCCCCGGTGATCGAAGAAAACAAAGAAAGCTGGCGGGTATACCTGCCCCAAGACACATGGGTGCACCTCTGGACCGGTCAGGAATACGGTAAGGGGTACTGGGAAGTGCCTGCGGCCTTAGGCTTTATTCCTGTCTTCTATCGCAAGTCCTCTCCCTATCGTGGGCTGTTTGAGGAAATTAAAGAAATATAA
- a CDS encoding arsenic resistance protein yields MMWKKIFLYPAQNLVTTIPIVLVLGFIVGNLADTGFLSEYILVMTILMIYPTMIGMQLRETFSRAHGKVLLIAHILNFIIIPLLAYSIGLIFLGDNPRFIAGLVLASLLPTSGMTISWTALFQGNVSAAIKLTVTGLILGSLLTPWYLFILVGQLVPVDLWATFKTIITVVFLPLLAGSLTYRGLLKRLSKEDFQKKIKPLLPAFSVWAMLAIIFVSISMKAKIMIAHPQLLLTSLLALLIFYLSNFLISTIIARTFFTPKDGVALIYGTVMRNLSLALGLAVTNFGAESALLVTLAFIIQVQGAAWFGSLSRRYQWLGAS; encoded by the coding sequence ATGATGTGGAAAAAAATCTTCTTATATCCGGCCCAAAACCTGGTTACGACTATCCCTATAGTCCTTGTTCTGGGATTCATAGTTGGCAACTTAGCAGATACCGGTTTCTTAAGCGAGTATATATTAGTCATGACCATCTTAATGATTTATCCGACAATGATCGGTATGCAACTGCGGGAAACTTTCTCCCGTGCACATGGTAAAGTTCTCCTTATTGCCCATATTTTAAATTTTATCATCATCCCCCTGCTGGCCTATAGTATAGGGTTAATCTTTCTGGGAGATAACCCCAGGTTTATAGCCGGTCTTGTACTGGCTTCTCTCCTTCCTACCAGCGGGATGACCATTTCCTGGACTGCTTTGTTTCAAGGGAATGTCTCCGCCGCCATTAAATTAACGGTAACAGGATTGATCTTGGGTTCTTTATTAACACCATGGTATCTCTTTATTTTAGTGGGCCAACTTGTACCCGTAGACCTCTGGGCAACTTTTAAAACCATAATTACCGTAGTGTTCCTCCCGCTTCTAGCGGGTAGCCTTACTTATCGCGGGTTATTAAAACGACTAAGCAAAGAAGACTTTCAGAAAAAAATAAAGCCGCTCCTGCCTGCCTTTAGCGTCTGGGCCATGCTGGCAATCATCTTCGTAAGTATCAGTATGAAAGCGAAAATTATGATTGCCCACCCCCAGCTCCTTCTAACTTCTCTTTTAGCCCTTCTTATTTTCTATCTTAGTAACTTCCTTATTAGCACCATCATTGCCCGCACTTTCTTTACGCCCAAAGATGGTGTTGCCCTTATCTATGGTACCGTAATGCGCAACCTCTCCCTGGCTCTGGGTTTGGCCGTCACCAATTTCGGTGCAGAATCGGCCCTTCTAGTCACCTTGGCCTTTATAATACAAGTACAGGGAGCGGCTTGGTTCGGAAGCTTATCTCGCCGCTATCAGTGGCTGGGGGCTTCATAA
- a CDS encoding H-type small acid-soluble spore protein, whose amino-acid sequence MDYERAKEIMESPHNIRVLYQGKPVWLESLNPNDESVRISSVTLTDGEKTVSVHDLVEG is encoded by the coding sequence ATGGACTACGAGAGAGCCAAAGAGATCATGGAATCGCCTCATAATATAAGAGTTTTATACCAAGGGAAACCCGTCTGGTTAGAAAGCCTTAATCCCAATGATGAGAGTGTCCGCATCAGTTCGGTCACCTTGACAGATGGAGAAAAAACCGTTTCTGTACATGACCTGGTAGAAGGATAA
- a CDS encoding AbrB family transcriptional regulator: protein MDLLLFLILIVVGYYLGKKLHFPMPSFLGPLTFLAMLNMLGLKLSLWPYLKSVFSIILGTFLGLRFTIQDKEMAKIALLLSFWMILTALGLSQLLVLQGIDPPTAMFASSPGGLAEMGVTAMSFGANPFQVTLLQTARLLTILFMVPLIAQRYQAYKCENDESETAPKKTDWGNPAEWVKLSLVAFSAAIICHYAGVPTPDLVGPLFAVFFYTRLFPARVEPVEHIQHFGMMGVGGIIGLGVTRETLLQIPALLWPALVLSSLTLLSGIVLALVLKHYAKWDFVTCLLAAAPAGTLPMTLLACEMGADAPKVAVMQIIRLFTVVAVSPFVFTLFL, encoded by the coding sequence GTGGACCTACTGCTTTTCTTAATACTTATTGTTGTTGGTTACTACCTGGGGAAAAAACTGCATTTCCCCATGCCTTCTTTTCTGGGACCCCTGACCTTTTTGGCCATGCTAAACATGCTGGGACTAAAATTAAGTCTTTGGCCCTATTTGAAATCGGTTTTCTCTATCATTTTAGGGACCTTTCTCGGCCTGCGTTTTACGATCCAGGACAAGGAAATGGCGAAAATTGCCCTGCTCTTAAGCTTCTGGATGATTTTAACAGCCCTAGGGTTAAGTCAATTGTTAGTCCTTCAGGGAATTGACCCACCTACAGCCATGTTTGCCTCCTCCCCCGGCGGTTTGGCGGAAATGGGCGTTACGGCCATGTCTTTCGGCGCTAATCCCTTTCAGGTGACCCTGCTTCAGACAGCCCGGCTCCTCACCATCTTGTTTATGGTTCCCCTCATTGCCCAAAGGTACCAGGCATACAAGTGTGAAAACGACGAAAGCGAGACAGCACCGAAGAAAACGGACTGGGGAAACCCTGCGGAATGGGTCAAATTAAGCCTGGTCGCTTTTTCCGCTGCTATTATCTGTCACTACGCCGGAGTTCCTACCCCCGATCTTGTCGGGCCTTTGTTTGCCGTTTTTTTCTACACCCGCCTTTTCCCGGCGAGAGTTGAACCTGTTGAACACATCCAGCATTTTGGCATGATGGGTGTCGGCGGCATCATCGGCTTGGGAGTTACCAGGGAGACTCTGCTGCAGATCCCTGCTCTTTTATGGCCGGCCCTGGTTTTATCATCTTTAACCTTACTCTCCGGGATCGTGCTTGCTCTCGTGTTAAAGCATTATGCCAAATGGGATTTTGTTACCTGTCTTTTAGCCGCTGCGCCGGCAGGTACCCTACCCATGACGCTGTTAGCCTGTGAGATGGGGGCCGATGCACCTAAAGTGGCGGTGATGCAGATTATCAGATTGTTTACCGTTGTTGCTGTTTCCCCTTTTGTCTTTACACTATTCTTATGA
- a CDS encoding MFS transporter: MHTFVKKSGIHWGWWIVLVSFIANFMIFGARHAFGVFVLPISEELGWSRGQISSVFTVMMIVHGLGSIPFGRWTDKYSPHLTMSIAALIGFAGYALASAAQYLWQIFLTYGLFFGIGQAGIYVPSATTVRRWFDKKVGLAMGLTVAAIGAGGFFLAPFTKVLIEQAGWRYAFLITGLLGLITVVPTSFLVMRSDPAAAGLQPYGYNGEAKNEKENGITHYRDVFRQPCYWLISLSFGLAVTGVYTVSTHIVALARHIGFSDATGTMALGLIAVSSFLGRIVMGFCSDYIGCSRALRIALSTEVLAGVILFFVNTPLELMIFSVIIGFGYGSFVPLFPALIGEMFGNKDLSFIFGIANSFTGVGAGLGTLAAGVIFDVFHSYFYALVMILACFAASLILAFTVKGEY; this comes from the coding sequence ATGCATACATTTGTGAAAAAAAGCGGAATTCACTGGGGCTGGTGGATCGTTCTAGTCTCTTTCATTGCCAATTTCATGATTTTTGGAGCGAGGCATGCTTTTGGGGTTTTTGTGCTGCCTATTAGCGAAGAATTGGGCTGGAGCAGGGGACAGATTTCCTCTGTCTTTACTGTCATGATGATTGTTCATGGCCTGGGGTCTATTCCTTTTGGCAGGTGGACCGATAAATACAGCCCCCACCTTACCATGAGTATTGCCGCCCTGATTGGGTTTGCCGGGTATGCCCTGGCATCTGCCGCCCAATACCTGTGGCAGATTTTTCTCACCTATGGCCTTTTTTTCGGTATAGGCCAGGCCGGGATCTATGTACCTTCCGCCACTACTGTACGCCGCTGGTTTGATAAAAAAGTGGGATTGGCCATGGGCTTGACGGTGGCGGCTATCGGGGCAGGGGGATTTTTCTTGGCTCCCTTTACAAAAGTCCTTATTGAACAGGCGGGCTGGCGATATGCTTTCTTAATCACCGGGCTGTTGGGTTTAATCACTGTTGTTCCTACATCCTTTCTGGTTATGAGAAGCGATCCTGCCGCGGCAGGTTTACAGCCTTATGGTTATAACGGGGAGGCTAAAAATGAAAAAGAAAATGGTATAACACACTACAGGGATGTTTTTCGGCAGCCCTGCTACTGGTTGATTAGTCTGTCCTTTGGCCTGGCGGTAACAGGTGTATATACGGTTAGCACCCACATCGTTGCTTTAGCCCGCCATATTGGTTTTAGCGATGCTACGGGTACAATGGCCCTGGGGCTTATTGCTGTGAGCAGTTTCCTGGGCCGGATCGTGATGGGCTTTTGTTCGGATTATATTGGCTGCAGCAGGGCTCTGCGAATTGCCCTTAGTACAGAAGTGTTGGCCGGAGTCATCTTGTTTTTTGTTAATACTCCTTTAGAGTTGATGATTTTCAGCGTGATTATCGGTTTTGGTTACGGCAGTTTTGTGCCCCTTTTTCCTGCCCTCATCGGGGAAATGTTTGGCAATAAAGACCTTTCTTTCATCTTCGGTATTGCCAATTCCTTTACGGGAGTTGGCGCGGGGTTAGGCACCCTGGCGGCAGGGGTTATTTTTGATGTGTTTCATTCTTATTTCTATGCCCTGGTGATGATTTTAGCCTGTTTTGCCGCCTCGCTGATTTTGGCCTTCACTGTCAAAGGGGAGTATTAA
- a CDS encoding FAD-dependent oxidoreductase, whose amino-acid sequence MAKIIIIGGGWAGCAAAVTARKAGAEVTLLERTDLLLGLGNVGGIMRNNGRFTAAEEIKAMGAEELIDLTDQAARHRNIEFPGHKHATLYDVTKIEPMVRNLLKDMGVNIRFEARAIDVKCEGNRIKSVLLSDETWIDGDVFIETTGSTGPMGNCLRYGNGCSMCILRCPSFGPRVSISQRAGVEDRLGERGDASYGAYSGSCKLVKESLSKEIIETLDKTGVVVLPVPPEDVNMDKLNMKVCQQYALKEFAENIVLLDTGYAKLMTSYYPIVKLRRIPGLEFARFDDPYSGGKGNSIRYLSMAPRNNALKVKGLANLLCAGEKAGLFVGHTEAIATGSLAGHNSVRLYLGMPLLELPHSTAVGDLIAYANEMLETTEGRRNRYTFAGGKYFARMQEKGLYTTNVEAVQTRIKRLGLADIYKEELV is encoded by the coding sequence GTGGCAAAAATAATCATCATCGGTGGGGGTTGGGCAGGTTGTGCAGCGGCTGTAACAGCACGAAAGGCCGGGGCAGAGGTAACTCTCTTGGAAAGGACTGATTTACTCCTGGGTCTAGGCAATGTGGGAGGAATCATGCGCAACAACGGCAGATTTACTGCAGCCGAAGAAATCAAGGCCATGGGGGCGGAAGAATTAATTGACCTGACTGATCAGGCGGCGAGACACAGGAATATTGAGTTCCCCGGTCATAAACACGCGACCCTCTACGATGTTACGAAAATTGAGCCAATGGTACGAAATTTACTAAAGGACATGGGGGTTAACATCAGGTTTGAAGCAAGGGCCATTGACGTCAAATGCGAAGGGAACAGGATAAAAAGTGTTCTTTTGTCTGACGAGACCTGGATTGACGGAGATGTGTTCATTGAAACCACAGGTTCTACAGGGCCCATGGGCAACTGCCTGCGCTACGGCAACGGCTGTTCCATGTGTATCTTAAGATGTCCTTCTTTCGGACCCCGGGTCAGCATCAGCCAGCGGGCCGGAGTTGAGGACCGCCTGGGGGAGCGCGGGGACGCTTCTTACGGAGCCTACAGCGGTTCCTGCAAACTGGTAAAAGAATCTCTAAGTAAAGAGATTATAGAAACACTGGATAAAACCGGTGTAGTCGTCTTACCCGTGCCGCCGGAAGATGTCAATATGGATAAATTGAACATGAAGGTGTGCCAGCAGTACGCCCTCAAAGAATTCGCCGAGAATATTGTCTTATTGGATACCGGTTATGCCAAGCTGATGACCTCTTACTATCCCATTGTGAAACTGAGAAGGATACCCGGTTTGGAATTTGCCCGCTTTGACGACCCCTACTCGGGCGGGAAAGGCAACTCTATCCGCTATCTTTCCATGGCTCCCCGTAACAACGCCCTCAAGGTGAAGGGGCTGGCAAATCTCCTCTGCGCAGGGGAAAAAGCAGGGCTCTTTGTAGGTCATACGGAAGCCATTGCTACAGGCAGTCTGGCCGGACACAACAGTGTACGCCTCTATTTAGGAATGCCTTTACTGGAACTGCCCCATTCTACGGCCGTGGGCGATTTAATAGCCTATGCCAATGAAATGCTGGAAACAACGGAAGGCCGCAGGAACCGTTATACCTTTGCCGGCGGCAAATACTTTGCCCGCATGCAGGAAAAAGGGCTCTATACTACGAATGTGGAAGCTGTCCAAACCAGAATTAAACGCCTGGGTCTGGCCGATATTTATAAGGAAGAATTAGTATAA
- a CDS encoding sulfide/dihydroorotate dehydrogenase-like FAD/NAD-binding protein codes for MHQILNCIDAGSEYCPCYLAETGECIMCSQLQGKVFCDCRSWKGVCIYQEYVWNRNQMKEGRRTSLSTIIEKKVLMEAVMLLKIQVSRTLARELNQPGAYVFMRDVKNPAFFDTPMSVMRANEEEGTIEIAIQIRGVKTKSLQELGTEILIRGPYWNGLLGLKYLKGLSHGKALLVTRGIAQAPALPVARKLILSGNSVDVILDKGRAGINFTEEYFKELGCQVIYKPVLNGKTLTLPEETRELIRQYIVEKGINLIYSGGSDKLHEGIGELLAGLKSDVYFTCSNDAKFCCGEGVCGSCHTRLNDGSRIKTCKTQISPVEIFGGRE; via the coding sequence ATGCATCAAATTCTAAACTGTATTGATGCAGGATCCGAGTATTGTCCCTGTTACCTTGCTGAGACAGGCGAGTGTATCATGTGTTCCCAGTTGCAGGGAAAGGTCTTTTGCGACTGCCGCAGTTGGAAAGGTGTCTGCATTTACCAGGAATATGTTTGGAATCGTAACCAGATGAAAGAAGGGCGCAGGACATCCTTATCCACCATTATTGAAAAAAAGGTGCTTATGGAGGCGGTCATGCTTTTAAAAATCCAGGTAAGCAGGACTTTAGCCCGGGAATTGAATCAGCCAGGCGCCTATGTCTTCATGAGGGATGTAAAAAACCCTGCCTTCTTTGATACACCCATGTCTGTTATGCGGGCCAATGAAGAAGAAGGGACTATTGAAATAGCCATCCAGATCAGGGGGGTTAAAACAAAGAGTCTGCAGGAATTAGGTACGGAAATACTCATTAGAGGTCCCTACTGGAATGGTTTATTAGGACTTAAATATTTAAAAGGTCTCTCCCATGGAAAAGCATTGCTGGTTACCAGGGGAATCGCCCAGGCTCCCGCCCTTCCGGTAGCCAGAAAACTTATCCTTTCAGGTAACAGTGTAGATGTTATTCTGGATAAGGGCCGGGCCGGTATTAATTTTACAGAGGAATATTTTAAGGAGCTGGGCTGTCAGGTTATTTATAAACCCGTCCTCAACGGTAAAACCTTAACTCTTCCCGAAGAAACCCGGGAGCTAATCAGGCAGTATATTGTGGAAAAAGGAATTAATCTCATCTATAGCGGGGGGTCGGATAAACTGCACGAAGGTATTGGTGAGTTACTGGCAGGGCTGAAGAGCGATGTTTATTTCACCTGCTCCAATGATGCCAAATTTTGTTGTGGTGAAGGTGTGTGCGGCAGCTGCCATACCAGGTTAAATGATGGCAGCAGGATAAAAACATGTAAAACACAGATAAGTCCAGTAGAGATCTTTGGAGGGAGGGAGTAG
- the ppaX gene encoding pyrophosphatase PpaX, translated as MVKGILFDLDGTLIDTNELIISSYRYTLKSQLRLEVSREEIIGYFGEPLMITLGRYCSVEQLPQLVKCYREYNLARHDTLTKSFPGVREALQLLKSRGLLIAVVTSKMRDTAQKGLALLNLLEHIDVLVGFEDTAKHKPDPAPVEKALEYLALNPSQVLMVGDSPYDVRSAHGAGVRCGVVEYSIFERGQLEKEKPDFWLTTLLDLPKYIGGIDETIVY; from the coding sequence ATGGTTAAAGGGATCTTGTTTGATCTGGATGGAACTTTGATAGATACCAATGAGTTGATCATAAGTTCGTATCGGTATACATTAAAAAGTCAACTGAGGCTGGAGGTTTCCCGGGAGGAGATTATTGGGTATTTTGGTGAACCCTTGATGATCACTTTAGGCAGATATTGCAGTGTAGAACAGTTACCACAGCTGGTGAAATGCTACCGGGAGTATAACTTAGCCCGGCACGACACTTTGACCAAAAGTTTCCCCGGGGTTCGGGAAGCTTTACAACTATTGAAGTCCAGGGGATTACTAATTGCTGTGGTTACTTCGAAAATGCGGGATACAGCGCAAAAAGGTCTAGCCCTGTTAAATCTCCTGGAGCATATCGATGTCTTAGTGGGTTTTGAAGATACAGCTAAGCATAAGCCTGATCCGGCACCTGTCGAAAAGGCCCTTGAATATTTAGCCCTGAACCCGTCCCAAGTACTTATGGTCGGAGACAGTCCCTATGACGTCCGTTCGGCCCATGGTGCAGGTGTCCGCTGCGGTGTTGTTGAATATAGTATTTTTGAGCGAGGGCAGCTGGAAAAAGAAAAACCTGACTTTTGGTTGACCACATTATTAGATTTGCCAAAATATATAGGGGGAATAGATGAAACAATAGTCTACTGA
- a CDS encoding dihydrodipicolinate synthase family protein produces MDVKKFSGIYPAVITPFTPEGEVDEAKLRAYIEYLIKEVDGLFVCGSYGSGPLMTMEQRKRVAEITMEVARGKVPVILHVGCLDTTSTLELAKHAEAHGVDAVAAVTPFYYKHIKSVIVEHYKALINAVKIPVIAYNNPKYSNFSISGDLLAELADLGLQGVKDSSADIALFYEYMAKVTKPDFLFLIGSQTHLVPAVVGGAHGCVSGLSNAFPRFIKEIYQECVAGNFAKAVALQKKANMLRTVTGEGIPVPFYHAALPMVGIDVGVPKKPFLPLPEAEVERIRKALAEAKMILS; encoded by the coding sequence ATGGATGTTAAAAAATTTTCAGGTATTTATCCCGCGGTGATCACACCCTTTACCCCCGAAGGTGAGGTTGATGAAGCTAAATTACGTGCTTATATTGAGTATCTAATTAAAGAGGTTGACGGCCTGTTTGTCTGTGGTTCTTACGGTTCCGGTCCCCTTATGACCATGGAGCAAAGAAAAAGAGTAGCCGAAATTACCATGGAAGTAGCCAGAGGGAAAGTTCCCGTAATTCTACATGTAGGCTGTCTTGACACCACCAGCACTCTTGAGCTGGCTAAGCATGCTGAAGCCCACGGAGTCGATGCTGTAGCTGCCGTTACACCTTTCTACTATAAGCACATTAAGAGTGTAATTGTTGAACACTACAAAGCTCTGATCAATGCCGTAAAAATTCCCGTCATAGCTTACAATAACCCCAAATACAGTAATTTCTCCATTTCCGGTGACTTACTGGCTGAATTGGCCGACTTAGGATTACAGGGTGTTAAGGATAGCAGCGCTGATATTGCCTTGTTCTATGAATATATGGCTAAAGTAACCAAGCCCGACTTCCTGTTCCTCATTGGTTCCCAGACCCACCTGGTTCCCGCCGTTGTAGGTGGAGCCCACGGTTGTGTTTCCGGACTGTCTAACGCTTTCCCCCGCTTTATTAAAGAGATTTATCAAGAGTGCGTAGCCGGTAATTTTGCAAAGGCTGTAGCGCTCCAGAAAAAGGCCAACATGCTGCGGACAGTTACAGGAGAAGGTATCCCTGTGCCCTTCTATCATGCGGCCCTGCCTATGGTGGGCATCGATGTGGGGGTACCCAAGAAACCCTTCTTACCTTTACCTGAAGCCGAAGTGGAAAGAATAAGAAAGGCCTTAGCCGAAGCTAAAATGATACTCAGTTAG
- a CDS encoding MurR/RpiR family transcriptional regulator — translation MFYLEGGEEKNDTLLGGSLVRIREVYSSLRPAEQRVADHVLQHPRDVIHLSVAELAVKAEVSEATIVRFCQAIGYGGYQKFKMSLAQDLVVPTQFIPEQIKAADDLQTIAAKIAHSNLQAINDTRDILDLQEVEKAVTAICKARRVEFYGVGFSGLVAQDAHLRLARIGIPAISYVDPHLQANSAALLENGDVAVGISLLGKTADILYSMKLAKDAGATTVAITKYAKTPIAELADIKLFTSTEDEAFRTGAARIAQLHVVDILFAAVAVRRYDLSLKCLEKTKKVGIDKRVK, via the coding sequence ATGTTCTATCTGGAAGGCGGAGAAGAAAAAAATGATACCCTGTTAGGCGGTTCCCTGGTGCGGATTCGCGAAGTTTATTCCAGCCTGCGGCCTGCTGAACAGCGGGTAGCGGATCATGTCCTGCAGCATCCCCGGGATGTTATCCATCTTTCTGTGGCGGAACTGGCCGTAAAAGCAGAAGTAAGCGAGGCTACTATTGTTCGCTTTTGCCAGGCTATTGGTTATGGTGGTTATCAGAAATTTAAAATGTCTCTGGCCCAGGATTTAGTCGTTCCTACCCAGTTTATACCGGAACAAATTAAGGCTGCCGATGATTTACAGACCATTGCCGCAAAAATTGCTCACTCCAATCTGCAGGCTATTAATGATACCCGTGATATCTTAGACCTGCAGGAAGTGGAAAAGGCAGTAACAGCTATTTGTAAGGCCAGGCGTGTAGAATTTTACGGCGTAGGTTTTTCCGGTCTGGTAGCTCAGGACGCTCACCTGCGCTTAGCCCGTATCGGTATTCCGGCCATTTCCTATGTAGATCCGCACCTGCAGGCCAACTCTGCGGCTTTACTGGAGAACGGTGATGTGGCTGTAGGTATCAGTCTTCTGGGCAAAACTGCAGATATTCTTTATTCGATGAAATTAGCCAAAGATGCAGGTGCCACCACTGTGGCTATAACCAAGTATGCCAAGACACCTATCGCGGAGCTGGCGGATATTAAACTATTTACTTCCACAGAAGATGAGGCCTTTCGGACGGGAGCGGCCCGCATCGCCCAACTGCATGTTGTGGACATTTTATTTGCCGCCGTTGCTGTACGCAGGTATGATCTTTCCCTTAAATGTCTGGAGAAAACCAAGAAGGTAGGAATAGACAAAAGGGTTAAATGA
- a CDS encoding sugar kinase, translated as MDEAYIKQAKYLHVTGITPALSPSCSETVEKAMEIARKNGVRVSFDPNLRLKLWSKDEAKKTLLRLMVLADIVLPGIDECQILFDTTNDEEIFKIISSFGADTVVIKLGPEGAVGFKGGEKVVAPGFPVKRVVDPFGAGDAFAAGFLAGQLKNWSFKESLTLANAVGALAVTVKGNVEAMPTLEEAQRFIQGKQDVNR; from the coding sequence CTGGATGAAGCTTATATTAAACAGGCCAAGTACCTGCATGTAACAGGGATAACACCGGCTTTAAGCCCGTCTTGTAGTGAGACTGTGGAGAAGGCTATGGAAATAGCCAGGAAGAATGGTGTTAGGGTTTCTTTTGACCCCAACCTGCGCTTGAAGCTCTGGTCTAAAGATGAAGCTAAGAAGACTTTGTTGAGGCTGATGGTTTTAGCAGACATCGTCTTGCCGGGCATTGACGAATGCCAGATTTTGTTTGATACTACTAATGATGAGGAGATCTTTAAGATAATCTCCAGTTTCGGGGCAGATACGGTTGTCATTAAGCTGGGTCCTGAAGGTGCAGTAGGCTTTAAGGGAGGGGAAAAAGTAGTGGCCCCAGGTTTTCCTGTTAAGCGTGTAGTTGATCCTTTTGGCGCAGGTGACGCCTTTGCTGCTGGATTTCTGGCGGGGCAGCTTAAGAACTGGAGTTTTAAGGAATCCTTAACCTTAGCCAATGCTGTGGGCGCTTTAGCTGTCACAGTAAAAGGCAATGTGGAAGCCATGCCGACCCTGGAGGAAGCCCAGAGATTTATTCAGGGCAAACAAGATGTAAATCGTTAG